In one Bradyrhizobium sp. 4 genomic region, the following are encoded:
- a CDS encoding SDR family oxidoreductase — MSDLFDVSQETILVTGASQGLGRQFARVLGAHGAAVALAARQTDKLKSLENDIRGKGGRAAAVALDVTDTASIARAVDATEAALGPVTVLINNAGIAIEKLATEQTEADWDAVIGANLKGAYFLATETARRMIARKQAGNIVNIASVLGTGVLKALSPYAISKAGIIQATKAMALELAGQSIRVNALAPGYIDTEMNHAFWSTPPGERLTKRIPQRRIGAESDLDGAILLLASKASRYMTGSVVTVDGGFLLN, encoded by the coding sequence CAGGTGCGAGCCAGGGCTTGGGGCGGCAATTTGCCCGGGTGTTGGGGGCACATGGCGCGGCCGTCGCGCTCGCGGCGCGGCAGACCGACAAGCTGAAGAGCCTGGAAAACGATATCCGCGGCAAAGGCGGCCGTGCCGCCGCCGTCGCACTCGACGTCACCGACACCGCATCGATCGCCAGGGCCGTCGATGCCACGGAAGCCGCGCTCGGCCCGGTCACGGTGCTGATCAACAATGCCGGCATCGCCATCGAAAAGCTCGCGACCGAGCAGACCGAGGCCGATTGGGACGCGGTGATCGGCGCCAATCTCAAGGGCGCCTATTTTCTCGCGACCGAGACCGCGCGCCGCATGATCGCGCGCAAGCAGGCAGGCAACATCGTCAACATCGCCTCCGTGCTCGGCACCGGCGTGCTGAAGGCGCTGTCGCCTTACGCGATCTCCAAGGCCGGCATCATCCAGGCGACCAAGGCGATGGCGCTGGAGCTTGCGGGGCAGAGTATCCGCGTCAACGCGCTGGCGCCCGGCTACATCGACACCGAGATGAACCACGCGTTCTGGTCGACGCCGCCGGGCGAGCGCCTGACCAAACGCATCCCACAGCGCCGCATCGGCGCCGAGTCCGATCTCGACGGCGCGATCCTGCTGCTCGCGTCGAAGGCCTCGCGGTACATGACGGGCAGCGTGGTGACGGTGGACGGCGGGTTCTTGTTGAATTGA
- a CDS encoding choline dehydrogenase — translation MTDTFDFVVVGAGSGGCAVAGRLSEDAGTSVALLDAGGRNDNWRITTPFGLALPYKVANWGFDTVPQKGLNGRVGYQPRGKGLGGSSAINAMVYIRGNKWDYDHWASLGNAGWSYAEVLPYFKRSENNADFDGAYHGKGGPLHVNRLRSDNPIHEIFHQAAREAQFRIREDFNEDDHEGLGSYQVTQHNGERWSAARAYVNSHMGKRANLRVETQAHATRILFEGGRAVGIEYVQGKQTKQLRARREVILAAGAFQSPQLLMLSGIGDGEALAAHGIGVVHHLPGVGRNLQDHPDFVFVYASDYPHFVHSSLGRLPSLLRAIQRYRGDRRGLMTTNFAECGGFLKTRTDLDVPDIQLHFIIAMLDDHGRKKHKEAGFSCHVCLLRPKSRGSVWLKSADPLAAPMIDPNFLGEAEDLETMVAGFKTTRRLMETPAMRALQKKDMFTSDVRTDDDIRAILRARVDTVYHPVGTCKMGTDAMAVVDPALKVHGVEGLRVVDASIMPTLIGGNTNAPTIMIGEKAADMIRAEMR, via the coding sequence GTGACGGACACATTCGATTTCGTCGTTGTGGGCGCGGGCTCCGGCGGCTGCGCGGTGGCGGGGCGGCTGTCGGAGGATGCGGGGACATCCGTGGCGCTGCTCGATGCCGGCGGACGGAACGACAATTGGCGGATCACCACGCCGTTCGGACTCGCTTTGCCATACAAGGTCGCGAACTGGGGCTTCGATACCGTGCCGCAGAAGGGATTGAATGGCCGTGTCGGCTATCAACCGCGCGGCAAGGGGCTCGGCGGATCTTCGGCGATCAACGCCATGGTCTATATCCGCGGCAACAAATGGGACTACGACCACTGGGCCTCGCTCGGCAATGCCGGTTGGTCGTACGCGGAAGTACTGCCCTATTTCAAGCGCTCGGAGAACAACGCCGATTTCGACGGCGCGTATCATGGCAAGGGCGGCCCGCTGCATGTCAACAGGCTGCGCTCGGACAATCCGATCCACGAAATCTTCCATCAGGCCGCCCGCGAGGCGCAGTTCCGCATCCGCGAGGACTTCAATGAAGACGACCACGAAGGGCTCGGCAGCTACCAGGTGACGCAGCATAATGGCGAGCGCTGGAGCGCGGCGCGAGCCTATGTGAATTCGCACATGGGCAAGCGCGCCAATCTGCGTGTCGAGACGCAGGCGCATGCCACGCGCATCCTGTTCGAAGGTGGGCGCGCGGTCGGCATCGAATATGTCCAGGGCAAGCAAACAAAGCAGCTGCGCGCCCGCCGCGAGGTGATCCTCGCCGCCGGCGCCTTCCAGTCGCCGCAATTGCTGATGCTGTCGGGCATCGGCGACGGCGAGGCGCTTGCCGCGCACGGTATCGGCGTCGTGCATCACCTGCCGGGCGTCGGACGCAATCTGCAGGATCATCCGGATTTCGTGTTCGTCTACGCCTCCGACTACCCGCACTTCGTCCACTCATCGCTCGGCCGGCTGCCATCCCTCCTCCGCGCCATCCAGCGATATCGCGGGGACCGGCGCGGACTGATGACCACCAATTTCGCCGAGTGTGGCGGCTTCCTGAAAACCCGAACCGATCTCGATGTGCCCGACATCCAGCTGCACTTCATCATCGCGATGCTCGACGACCACGGCCGCAAGAAGCACAAGGAGGCGGGCTTCTCGTGCCATGTCTGCCTGTTGCGACCGAAGAGCCGTGGCAGCGTCTGGCTGAAAAGCGCCGATCCGCTGGCGGCGCCGATGATCGATCCGAACTTCTTGGGCGAGGCGGAGGATCTCGAGACGATGGTCGCCGGCTTCAAGACCACGCGGCGGCTGATGGAGACGCCCGCGATGCGCGCGTTGCAGAAGAAGGACATGTTCACGTCCGATGTGAGAACGGACGACGACATCCGCGCCATCCTGCGCGCGCGTGTCGACACCGTCTATCACCCCGTCGGCACCTGCAAGATGGGCACCGACGCCATGGCCGTGGTCGATCCGGCGCTGAAGGTGCACGGCGTCGAAGGCCTGCGCGTCGTCGATGCCTCGATCATGCCGACATTGATCGGCGGCAACACCAATGCGCCGACCATCATGATCGGGGAGAAGGCGGCGGATATGATCAGGGCGGAGATGCGGTGA